Proteins co-encoded in one Cricetulus griseus strain 17A/GY chromosome 1 unlocalized genomic scaffold, alternate assembly CriGri-PICRH-1.0 chr1_1, whole genome shotgun sequence genomic window:
- the Grpel1 gene encoding grpE protein homolog 1, mitochondrial produces MAARCVRLARRSLPALALSFRPSPRLLCTATKQKNGQNLEEDLGHCEPKTEPPSADKTLLEEKVKLEEQLRETMEKYKRALADTENLRQRSQKLVEEAKLYGIQGFCKDLLEVADILEKATQSVPKEEISNNNPHLKSLYEGLVMTEVQIQKVFTKHGLLRLDPIGAKFDPYEHEALFHTPVEGKEPGTVALVSKVGYKLHGRTLRPALVGVVKEA; encoded by the exons ATGGCGGCTCGGTGCGTGAGGCTGGCGCGGCGCAGTCTCCCGGCGTTGGCGCTGTCGTTCAG GCCTTCTCCTCGCTTGTTGTGCACAGCTACGAAACAGAagaatggccagaacctggaagaggACTTGGGTCATTGTGAGCCAAAGACAGAGCCACCCTCTGCAGACAAGACCCTCCTGGAAGAAAAGGTGAAGCTGGAAGAGCAGCTGAGGGAGACCATG gaAAAATACAAACGAGCTTTGGCAGATACTGAGAATCTACGGCAGAGAAGCCAGAAGCTGGTGGAGGAGGCCAAGTTGTATG GCATCCAGGGTTTCTGCAAGGACTTGCTGGAGGTTGCAGACATCCTGGAGAAGGCAACCCAGAGTGTTCCAAAGGAGGAGATCAGCAACAACAACCCTCACTTGAAGAGCCTATATGAAGGGCTTGTGATGACTGAAGTCCAGATTCAGAAGGTGTTCACAAaacatggcttgctcaggctcGACCCCATTGGGGCCAAGTTTGACCCTTACGAACATGAGGCCTTGTTCCACACCCCTGTGGAAGGGAAAGAGCCGGGCACTGTGGCACTAGTTAGCAAAGTGGGCTACAAGCTACATGGGCGCACCCTCAGGCCAGCTTTGGTGGGGGTAGTGAAGGAAGCTTAG